In a genomic window of Candidatus Thiothrix sulfatifontis:
- a CDS encoding type IV pilin protein, with product MQKSRRADAQIALQEIAQRQEAYFLRNRSYAKDVTQLGYAANSTDGQYTLSITGTPNACTGAAGTSACTAYEASAVPATGKPQVHDTPCQVFTLDNRGRKRGGTTATTAAADNAQTCWK from the coding sequence GTGCAAAAAAGCCGTCGCGCTGATGCACAAATAGCCCTGCAAGAAATTGCACAACGTCAAGAAGCGTATTTTCTGCGCAATCGCAGTTACGCTAAAGATGTAACGCAATTAGGTTACGCTGCTAACAGTACTGATGGTCAATATACCTTGAGTATCACCGGAACGCCCAATGCTTGTACCGGCGCAGCGGGCACAAGCGCTTGCACTGCCTATGAAGCAAGCGCAGTACCGGCAACTGGCAAACCGCAAGTCCACGATACGCCTTGCCAAGTGTTTACGTTGGATAACCGAGGCAGGAAGCGCGGTGGCACGACTGCGACCACCGCCGCTGCGGATAATGCGCAAACCTGTTGGAAATAA
- a CDS encoding cytochrome c1 yields the protein MKKFIIGVMFALSASLMATTALANEAIELQDANVDIHNKPSLQRGAKYFVNYCMGCHSLNFSRYNRMATDLGFSEEQAAKYLIFTRDEDGELNKPSALMKNGMSQKQSAEWFGAPPPDLSLEGRSRGPDWIYSYLKAFYLDPSRPLGVNNTVFPNAGMPHVLWELQGLQEKHCTKGEGEHATEHCELKLVKTGSMTPVEYDQAIRDITNFLTYVGEPAALHRTTYGIFTLLFLALFGVVAYFLKKEYWKDVH from the coding sequence ATGAAAAAATTTATTATTGGTGTAATGTTCGCACTGTCCGCGTCTTTGATGGCTACCACTGCGTTGGCAAATGAGGCCATTGAATTACAAGATGCGAATGTTGATATTCACAACAAGCCCAGTTTGCAGCGTGGCGCGAAGTATTTCGTCAACTATTGCATGGGTTGTCACTCGTTAAATTTCAGTCGCTACAATCGCATGGCGACTGACTTGGGCTTCAGTGAAGAACAAGCGGCTAAATACCTGATCTTTACCCGTGACGAAGACGGCGAGCTGAACAAACCGAGTGCGTTGATGAAAAACGGCATGTCCCAGAAGCAGTCCGCCGAATGGTTCGGTGCACCGCCACCGGACTTGTCTTTGGAAGGGCGTTCACGCGGGCCAGACTGGATTTACAGTTACCTGAAAGCGTTTTATCTTGACCCGTCGCGCCCACTGGGTGTGAACAACACCGTCTTCCCGAATGCGGGGATGCCGCACGTGTTGTGGGAATTGCAAGGTTTGCAAGAAAAGCATTGCACCAAGGGTGAAGGCGAACACGCGACAGAACATTGCGAGCTGAAGTTAGTGAAAACGGGTAGTATGACGCCGGTTGAATACGACCAAGCCATTCGCGATATTACCAACTTCTTGACGTATGTTGGTGAGCCTGCGGCATTGCATCGTACTACCTACGGTATCTTTACCTTGCTCTTCTTGGCATTGTTTGGTGTAGTAGCGTATTTCCTTAAGAAGGAATACTGGAAGGATGTTCATTAA
- a CDS encoding PilX N-terminal domain-containing pilus assembly protein yields the protein MQISKNQQQGAVLMWGMVLLLTMTVIGIAATRMATVDNRIAGNQMTTMLTFQGADSMLRLSTSLYQVLQTAQFGTTPTVGYGKHKVKVLQLNDFDDTSSGVEVKGEAGMSEEDGCPPLKGIAMTAEMTPDAGGIACRIFTTDADASLSGTGAKSQHSEGVLKPVPKLN from the coding sequence ATGCAAATCAGTAAAAATCAACAGCAGGGTGCGGTATTGATGTGGGGCATGGTGCTACTACTCACCATGACCGTTATCGGTATTGCGGCAACCCGCATGGCGACGGTTGATAACCGCATTGCCGGAAATCAGATGACGACAATGCTGACTTTCCAAGGCGCGGATTCAATGTTGCGACTTTCCACTAGCTTGTATCAGGTATTGCAAACGGCGCAATTTGGCACAACCCCGACCGTGGGTTATGGCAAACACAAGGTGAAAGTCCTACAGCTCAATGATTTCGATGACACTTCGAGTGGGGTTGAAGTTAAGGGCGAGGCGGGCATGAGCGAAGAAGACGGGTGTCCGCCCCTTAAGGGCATTGCAATGACGGCTGAAATGACGCCTGACGCGGGCGGTATTGCCTGTCGGATATTTACGACAGATGCGGATGCGTCCCTGTCAGGGACGGGAGCAAAAAGCCAACATTCTGAAGGCGTCCTTAAACCTGTGCCAAAACTCAACTAA
- the prmC gene encoding peptide chain release factor N(5)-glutamine methyltransferase, protein MSRKSSVSIAELLAQATRQLTDTSESARADAEILLAHCLQKSRTWLMTWPEKRVEPGIEAAFQQLLAERVRGVPIAHLTGQREFWTLNLKVTPDTLIPRPETELLVETMLALLPKTPCSILDLGTGTGAIALSLASERPDLNITACDLSAAALAVATENAHSNHIHTVQFIQSDWFSNLPPQRFAVIVSNPPYIETNDPHLTQGDVRFEPLTALTAGQDGLDDIRHIVQTAPHWLVNGGWLLLEHSYNQATAVTTLLQMAGFQQVRCLPDLAGNDRVSLGQWLAA, encoded by the coding sequence ATGAGTAGAAAATCTTCGGTGTCCATCGCCGAATTATTGGCACAAGCCACACGGCAATTAACCGATACGTCGGAATCAGCGCGGGCAGATGCAGAAATTTTGCTGGCACATTGCCTGCAAAAATCGCGCACTTGGCTGATGACCTGGCCTGAAAAACGGGTCGAGCCAGGGATTGAAGCAGCGTTTCAACAACTGCTGGCAGAACGTGTGCGTGGCGTGCCGATTGCGCACCTCACCGGACAACGCGAATTTTGGACGCTCAATCTAAAAGTCACACCTGACACCCTAATCCCCCGCCCCGAAACCGAATTGCTCGTCGAAACCATGCTGGCATTGCTTCCGAAAACGCCCTGTTCTATCCTCGATCTCGGCACTGGCACTGGCGCAATCGCCTTAAGCCTCGCCAGCGAACGCCCTGACCTCAATATCACTGCCTGCGACCTTTCCGCCGCCGCTTTAGCCGTTGCCACAGAAAACGCCCACAGCAACCACATTCACACCGTGCAATTTATCCAATCCGACTGGTTCAGCAACCTGCCACCACAACGCTTTGCTGTCATTGTTTCCAACCCGCCCTACATCGAAACCAACGACCCACATCTAACACAAGGCGATGTGCGCTTTGAACCGCTCACCGCGCTCACTGCGGGGCAAGACGGGCTGGATGACATTCGCCACATTGTGCAAACCGCGCCGCATTGGTTAGTAAACGGTGGCTGGTTATTGTTGGAACACAGTTACAATCAGGCAACAGCGGTCACAACCCTGCTGCAAATGGCGGGCTTTCAACAAGTACGTTGCCTACCGGATTTGGCAGGCAACGATCGGGTTAGTTTAGGGCAATGGCTGGCGGCTTAG
- a CDS encoding glutathione S-transferase N-terminal domain-containing protein, with amino-acid sequence MASLSSRRSVMTLFSAPDCADSHRVRIVLAEKDITVDILNINPDNKPEDLAELNPYNTTPTLLDRDLVLYDARIIMEYLDERFPHPPLMPVDPVTRAHSRLALFRIEKDWFSLVSDIEHGDDATASQARKILRESVLSAAEVFSVKPYFLSDDFSLVDCTIAPILWRLPKYGIDVPEKQGKPILKYMERVFSRDAFQQSLSKVEKSIRP; translated from the coding sequence ATGGCTTCGCTTTCCAGCCGAAGATCTGTGATGACATTATTTTCCGCCCCCGACTGCGCAGACAGTCATCGGGTGCGCATTGTGTTGGCGGAAAAAGATATTACCGTCGACATTCTCAACATCAATCCCGATAACAAACCCGAAGATCTCGCGGAGTTGAACCCTTATAACACCACGCCGACTTTGCTTGACCGTGATCTGGTGTTGTATGACGCCCGTATTATCATGGAATACTTGGATGAGCGTTTCCCACATCCACCCCTGATGCCGGTCGACCCGGTGACTCGGGCGCATTCCCGTTTGGCACTGTTCCGTATTGAAAAAGACTGGTTTTCACTGGTCAGCGATATTGAACACGGTGATGATGCAACTGCTTCGCAAGCCCGCAAAATTCTGCGTGAGAGTGTGTTGTCAGCGGCAGAAGTCTTTTCCGTGAAACCGTATTTCCTCAGCGACGATTTTTCTTTGGTGGATTGTACAATTGCGCCAATTCTGTGGCGTTTACCGAAATACGGCATTGATGTCCCCGAAAAACAGGGTAAACCTATTTTGAAGTACATGGAGCGCGTATTCTCACGGGATGCATTCCAGCAATCGTTAAGCAAGGTTGAAAAGTCGATCCGCCCATGA
- the petA gene encoding ubiquinol-cytochrome c reductase iron-sulfur subunit, with protein sequence MANSGVDKGRRRVLVAATSVVGAAGVAAVAAPFLSSWNPSARALAAGAPVEISVTKAEPGQQIRVIWRGKPVWLVNRTPEMLAALEGLAEALKDPNSENVKQQPEYAKNLARTREGKEQYLVLVGICTHLGCSPTYRPEVAPADLGADWKGGWYCPCHGSRFDLAGRVFKNVPAGSNLEVPPYYFKDDNTIVVGENGGTA encoded by the coding sequence ATGGCAAATTCTGGAGTAGATAAAGGCCGCCGCCGCGTCCTCGTCGCTGCCACATCCGTGGTGGGGGCAGCAGGCGTGGCAGCGGTTGCGGCTCCGTTCCTTAGTTCCTGGAATCCTAGTGCGCGGGCGCTTGCCGCTGGTGCGCCGGTAGAGATTTCTGTCACTAAGGCGGAACCAGGACAACAGATTCGTGTAATTTGGCGTGGTAAACCGGTTTGGTTGGTGAACCGCACCCCGGAAATGCTGGCTGCCTTGGAAGGCTTGGCAGAAGCATTGAAAGACCCGAATTCTGAGAATGTAAAGCAGCAGCCGGAATATGCCAAGAATTTGGCACGTACCCGTGAAGGCAAAGAGCAGTATCTGGTGTTGGTTGGTATTTGCACCCACTTGGGTTGCTCACCGACTTACCGCCCAGAAGTGGCTCCGGCAGATTTGGGAGCGGATTGGAAAGGTGGTTGGTATTGCCCATGTCATGGTTCGCGTTTTGACTTAGCAGGTCGCGTGTTCAAGAATGTTCCAGCCGGGTCAAATCTTGAAGTTCCCCCTTATTATTTCAAAGATGATAACACCATCGTGGTTGGCGAAAATGGAGGCACTGCATAA
- the pilV gene encoding type IV pilus modification protein PilV produces MPIRLASRRQQSGLSLIEVLIATVVLSTGLLGLAGLQIAGMKTTHNSYQMQQATWIVHDLLEKMRANRAEVFRMSTASTPVPQSAYLLANLTSAATYCSNTPPKNCTVDADCTNAEMASYELHQTLCGYGSNTGINNVLLGGQLQITCPTGDCHDGVTINLQWDERNATRQADFAGTGSDTANGIETFTINLNAIL; encoded by the coding sequence ATGCCAATACGTTTAGCTTCTCGACGCCAGCAGTCAGGTTTGAGCCTGATCGAAGTGTTAATCGCCACGGTGGTACTGTCCACCGGGTTGTTAGGTCTTGCCGGTTTGCAAATCGCAGGCATGAAAACCACGCACAATTCTTACCAGATGCAACAAGCAACGTGGATTGTGCACGATTTGCTGGAAAAAATGCGGGCAAACCGTGCCGAAGTGTTTCGCATGAGCACTGCTTCAACGCCAGTACCGCAATCGGCGTATCTGTTAGCCAATCTGACCAGCGCAGCTACTTACTGTAGCAATACACCGCCGAAAAATTGCACCGTTGATGCGGACTGCACTAACGCGGAAATGGCGAGTTATGAGCTTCACCAAACCTTATGCGGTTACGGTTCAAACACCGGAATCAACAATGTTTTATTGGGTGGGCAGTTGCAAATCACCTGTCCAACGGGTGATTGTCACGATGGCGTGACCATCAATTTGCAATGGGATGAACGTAACGCCACACGTCAAGCGGATTTTGCTGGCACGGGTTCGGATACGGCAAATGGCATCGAAACATTTACCATTAATCTGAATGCAATTTTATAA
- a CDS encoding PilW family protein, with amino-acid sequence MKYSHKQHGLSLIELMIAMVVSLVLVAGVGTVYMSSKRNYHARDQFSLMDETARVALNALTKHLEHAGYATPTKLPLGDYMYPLGGTTPPKAPCNSSDKGVHPSLNLTTFAARATQDSYKPDGVTTTGDAVSVRFLGDSTLFTDCANGELPEDCRVGKAPSMEAALIYNTFFVNESTGYPTLMCSGSRNNDAAPIANGVENIQFLYGVDTNADGNVDQYLNATGVSAAAAWLQVVSIKVGILVRSLEQVLPTAEAKSYDVLDTTLSRNDRFQRSVYTAVIHLRNVVEG; translated from the coding sequence ATGAAATATAGCCATAAGCAACACGGGCTTTCTTTAATTGAGTTAATGATTGCCATGGTGGTCAGTCTGGTGTTGGTTGCAGGCGTTGGCACTGTTTACATGAGCAGTAAGCGCAATTACCATGCCCGCGATCAATTTTCCCTAATGGATGAAACAGCGCGTGTCGCCCTGAATGCGCTCACTAAGCATTTGGAACACGCGGGCTATGCCACCCCAACAAAATTGCCGCTTGGTGATTATATGTACCCGCTTGGTGGCACTACACCGCCTAAAGCCCCTTGCAATAGCAGTGATAAGGGAGTGCATCCCAGTCTGAATTTGACCACTTTTGCGGCGCGGGCAACGCAGGATAGTTATAAACCCGATGGCGTGACTACTACCGGCGATGCCGTCAGTGTGCGTTTTTTGGGTGATTCCACCTTGTTTACGGATTGCGCTAATGGTGAGTTGCCCGAAGATTGTCGCGTCGGAAAAGCCCCCAGCATGGAGGCTGCGCTGATCTACAACACGTTTTTTGTCAACGAGAGCACGGGATACCCGACGTTAATGTGTTCTGGTTCGCGCAATAATGATGCGGCTCCCATTGCTAACGGTGTTGAAAACATTCAGTTTTTGTATGGCGTGGATACTAACGCGGATGGCAATGTCGATCAGTATTTGAATGCCACGGGAGTATCCGCTGCGGCAGCATGGCTGCAAGTGGTGAGTATCAAAGTAGGCATTCTGGTTAGGTCATTAGAGCAGGTGTTGCCCACCGCAGAGGCAAAATCGTATGACGTATTGGATACCACTTTGAGCCGCAATGACCGTTTCCAGCGTTCGGTATACACCGCTGTCATTCACCTACGCAACGTCGTGGAAGGTTAG
- the folA gene encoding type 3 dihydrofolate reductase, with protein MLSLIAAMAQQRVIGCNGAMPWHLPADLAWFKQNTLGKPMIMGRKTWDSIGRALPGRRTIVISRDAGLQPAGAERVISPEAALAAAAGAPEIMIVGGAQIYQHFLTYADRLYLTLIDADFTGDTFFPDYNQHQWRTVERVNHPADAKNPYPYSFLILERES; from the coding sequence ATGCTGTCTTTGATTGCAGCCATGGCACAACAGCGGGTAATCGGGTGCAACGGTGCGATGCCTTGGCATTTACCGGCTGATTTGGCTTGGTTTAAGCAAAATACTCTCGGTAAGCCCATGATTATGGGACGCAAAACGTGGGACTCGATTGGGCGGGCGCTACCCGGGCGTCGCACCATCGTGATTTCACGCGATGCGGGATTGCAACCCGCTGGCGCTGAACGGGTCATTTCACCAGAAGCGGCGTTGGCTGCTGCGGCCGGTGCGCCAGAAATTATGATTGTGGGGGGGGCGCAAATTTATCAGCATTTCCTCACTTATGCCGACCGTCTGTATTTAACCCTGATTGATGCTGATTTTACAGGCGATACGTTTTTTCCCGACTATAATCAACACCAATGGCGCACTGTAGAACGGGTTAATCACCCGGCTGACGCTAAAAACCCTTATCCTTATTCCTTCCTGATTCTCGAACGGGAATCTTGA
- a CDS encoding cytochrome b N-terminal domain-containing protein, whose product MAERPAHNYTGFLGWVEDRFPLMETWQAHLAGYYAPKNFNFWYFFGSLAMLVLVIQIFSGLFLALHYKPDANLAFASVEYIMRDVPGGWFIRYMHSTGASAFFIVVYLHMFRALIYGSYKGKRELIWLLGMAIYLVLMATAFMGYLLPWGQMSYWGAQVIINLFNTIPYIGEGLSTWIRGDFVLGDATLNRFFALHFFLPSLVLPALVFVHIVALHAVGSNNPDGVEIKQGPKGNRWSETAPADGIPFHPYYTVKDIVGVVVFLFGFFAILFFAPEGGGYFIEAPNFEPANALKTPLHIAPVWYFTPFYTILRAIPDPFLGTLAMFGAIAVLFVLPWIDRNPMKSWRYRTTAHKINLLLFAATFIVLGWMGVEAVTPVYKELGTRMTQIYFMFFMVMWIHSNPAKANYVMWFGILLAAVIGYDIMFRYIPGDAEATNQMLIQFILPLAYLALTLLLPAFKASCNTEKPVPDRVTG is encoded by the coding sequence ATGGCTGAACGTCCCGCACACAATTACACGGGTTTCTTGGGGTGGGTCGAAGACCGCTTCCCATTAATGGAAACCTGGCAAGCGCATTTGGCTGGTTACTATGCGCCTAAAAACTTTAATTTCTGGTATTTCTTCGGTTCACTGGCGATGCTGGTGCTGGTTATCCAGATTTTTTCTGGCTTGTTCTTGGCTCTGCACTATAAACCGGATGCGAATCTGGCTTTTGCTTCCGTTGAATACATTATGCGGGACGTGCCCGGTGGTTGGTTTATCCGCTACATGCACTCGACCGGCGCGTCAGCGTTTTTTATCGTGGTGTATCTGCACATGTTCCGTGCCTTGATTTACGGGTCCTACAAAGGCAAGCGTGAACTGATTTGGCTGTTGGGCATGGCGATCTACTTGGTGTTGATGGCAACCGCGTTCATGGGTTACTTGCTGCCTTGGGGTCAAATGTCTTACTGGGGTGCGCAGGTTATTATTAACTTGTTTAACACCATTCCGTATATTGGTGAAGGTTTGTCGACTTGGATCCGGGGTGACTTCGTATTGGGCGATGCAACCTTGAACCGTTTCTTTGCGCTGCACTTCTTCCTGCCATCGTTGGTGTTGCCAGCATTGGTATTTGTTCACATTGTGGCATTGCACGCAGTGGGTTCTAATAACCCGGACGGCGTTGAAATCAAGCAAGGACCTAAAGGCAACCGTTGGAGCGAAACCGCTCCGGCTGATGGTATTCCCTTCCACCCTTATTACACGGTTAAAGACATCGTGGGTGTGGTAGTGTTTTTGTTTGGCTTCTTCGCGATTTTATTCTTTGCACCAGAAGGTGGCGGTTACTTCATTGAAGCGCCGAATTTCGAGCCTGCAAATGCCTTGAAAACGCCGCTGCATATTGCACCTGTTTGGTATTTTACGCCGTTTTACACCATATTGCGTGCTATCCCTGACCCGTTTTTAGGGACGTTGGCGATGTTCGGCGCGATTGCGGTGCTGTTTGTGTTGCCGTGGATTGACCGTAACCCGATGAAATCTTGGCGCTATCGCACCACTGCCCACAAAATTAACCTGCTGTTGTTTGCGGCAACGTTCATTGTGTTGGGTTGGATGGGTGTTGAAGCCGTCACACCTGTTTACAAGGAACTGGGTACGCGCATGACACAAATTTACTTCATGTTCTTCATGGTGATGTGGATTCACAGCAACCCAGCAAAAGCGAATTATGTGATGTGGTTTGGGATTTTACTCGCGGCCGTTATTGGGTATGACATTATGTTCCGCTACATTCCTGGCGATGCAGAAGCGACCAACCAAATGCTGATCCAATTCATTTTGCCGTTAGCGTACTTGGCATTGACGCTGTTGTTGCCTGCTTTCAAAGCAAGCTGCAACACGGAAAAGCCCGTTCCAGACCGTGTGACAGGTTGA
- a CDS encoding dihydroorotase — protein MSSLLIVNANVVNEGQIVEADVFIRDGRIAAIGKHLSAPGVEVLDAAGRHLLPGMIDDQVHFREPGMTHKADMATESRAALAGGITSFMDMPNTIPNALTTAILNEKKQLAAGRAAGNYAFYLGASNDNLEAIKALNPKDACGVKVFMGASTGNMLVDDPEILEQIFLHAPTLLAAHCEDTPTIMENEESYRSIYGDNIPFHLHPTIRSEAACYKSSSMALELAKRCGTRLHILHISTAKEAEMFADIALKDKRITAEACVHFLHFADEDYASKGALIKCNPAIKTAEDRAGIIQALLDGRLDVIGTDHAPHTWEEKHNPSYFKAPSGLPLVQHALPLVLEHYQDGIFTLEFIVEKTSHAVAEMFNIKERGYIREGYWADLVLVDLEKPFTSTHANSLSKCGWTPFDGYEFRSSIAATLVNGQRVWQDGTLLDVAPQGRALEFER, from the coding sequence ATGAGTTCACTGTTGATTGTCAATGCCAATGTGGTTAATGAAGGGCAAATTGTCGAGGCTGATGTGTTCATCCGTGACGGACGGATTGCTGCAATCGGCAAGCATTTATCCGCACCGGGCGTCGAGGTACTGGATGCCGCCGGGCGTCATTTGCTTCCCGGTATGATTGATGATCAGGTGCATTTTCGTGAACCCGGCATGACGCATAAAGCGGATATGGCAACCGAAAGTCGCGCAGCACTGGCGGGCGGTATCACCAGTTTTATGGACATGCCCAATACCATACCCAACGCATTGACCACCGCGATTCTTAATGAAAAGAAACAGTTGGCAGCCGGGCGTGCCGCTGGAAATTATGCTTTTTATCTAGGGGCGTCTAACGATAACCTTGAGGCGATTAAAGCGCTAAATCCTAAAGATGCTTGTGGGGTAAAGGTGTTCATGGGGGCGTCAACCGGCAATATGCTGGTCGATGACCCTGAAATATTGGAGCAAATCTTCCTACACGCGCCCACGTTGCTGGCGGCACATTGCGAAGACACGCCGACGATTATGGAAAACGAGGAAAGTTACCGCAGCATTTACGGTGACAATATTCCGTTTCACTTGCATCCGACCATTCGCAGTGAAGCCGCTTGCTACAAATCGTCGTCAATGGCGCTGGAACTAGCCAAACGTTGTGGCACACGCTTGCATATTTTGCACATTTCGACCGCGAAAGAAGCGGAGATGTTTGCGGATATTGCCTTAAAAGATAAACGCATTACCGCAGAAGCGTGCGTACATTTTCTGCATTTTGCGGATGAGGATTATGCGAGCAAAGGCGCACTAATCAAATGCAACCCTGCCATCAAAACCGCCGAAGATCGGGCAGGTATTATTCAAGCGCTATTGGATGGCAGATTGGATGTTATCGGCACTGACCATGCCCCGCATACCTGGGAGGAAAAGCACAATCCCAGTTATTTCAAAGCACCTTCTGGGTTGCCCTTGGTGCAACACGCGTTACCGCTGGTGTTAGAGCATTACCAGGATGGTATTTTCACGCTGGAATTTATTGTTGAAAAGACCAGTCACGCAGTCGCCGAGATGTTTAACATTAAAGAGCGCGGCTACATCCGCGAAGGTTATTGGGCCGATTTGGTGTTGGTTGATTTGGAAAAACCCTTCACGTCGACACACGCGAATAGCTTGTCGAAGTGTGGCTGGACGCCGTTTGATGGCTATGAATTCCGCTCCAGCATTGCCGCCACCCTAGTCAACGGTCAACGGGTGTGGCAAGACGGCACCTTGCTGGATGTTGCGCCCCAAGGCAGGGCGCTGGAATTTGAGCGTTAA
- a CDS encoding ClpXP protease specificity-enhancing factor — MSQPNPPEFIATPKRPYLLRAFYEWIVDNGMTPHIMIDARSPKVKVPRQFVKDGNIVLNISMTAANNLLMDNDQVTFNARFSGKAMSIWLPMWSIMAIYARETQDGLNFPLEEYAESIALAEAAASRPTLASVPAAEATLSDTEATAEADGADDDEPPPPKPTARPSFLRVVK, encoded by the coding sequence ATGAGTCAACCAAATCCTCCTGAATTTATTGCCACGCCGAAACGCCCTTATTTGTTACGGGCGTTTTATGAATGGATTGTGGACAACGGCATGACGCCACACATTATGATCGATGCGCGTTCGCCCAAAGTGAAAGTGCCGCGTCAATTCGTCAAAGATGGCAACATTGTGCTCAATATCAGCATGACCGCTGCCAATAATTTGTTGATGGATAACGATCAAGTCACTTTCAATGCGCGTTTCAGTGGCAAAGCCATGTCGATTTGGTTGCCGATGTGGTCGATCATGGCGATTTATGCGCGTGAAACGCAGGATGGTTTGAACTTTCCGCTAGAGGAATATGCTGAAAGCATAGCGCTTGCAGAGGCGGCGGCATCACGCCCTACGTTAGCCAGTGTACCGGCTGCTGAGGCAACGCTGAGTGATACGGAGGCAACTGCTGAAGCCGATGGTGCGGATGATGATGAGCCGCCACCGCCGAAGCCCACAGCTCGCCCTTCTTTCTTACGGGTGGTGAAATAA
- a CDS encoding formylglycine-generating enzyme family protein, with product MMTETLTYESRTVFVDELTPQQVKQLQQEAAEAHHLQPYFHDTLTTGSNGPELAIIPAGRFEMGSEPNEHGHQRDEAPRHLTMIRKPFAIGVYPVTGEEFQQFCQDTEWFRRPELIWHQGRYPVINIRMEDIKLFLAWLSLQTGQKYRLPTEAEWEYAARAGTITPFHHGEDVSCREVHFNAFFPYREQQDERPWYLPRCFPSPKASEVGLQAPNAWGLHDVHGNVWEFTQDHWTSSHLNANRDGSPSVAASPYWYVTKGGSWFDPAARARSAARKKRYMDEMDTNLGFRVVREL from the coding sequence ATGATGACAGAAACCCTCACCTATGAATCACGCACCGTATTTGTTGATGAATTAACCCCTCAACAGGTCAAACAGTTGCAACAAGAGGCTGCCGAAGCACACCACTTGCAGCCCTATTTCCATGACACCTTAACAACAGGTAGCAATGGCCCTGAACTGGCAATCATTCCTGCCGGACGTTTTGAAATGGGCTCAGAGCCCAACGAGCACGGTCATCAGCGCGATGAAGCACCGCGCCATCTCACCATGATTCGCAAGCCGTTTGCCATCGGCGTCTACCCCGTCACTGGCGAGGAGTTTCAGCAATTCTGCCAGGATACCGAATGGTTTCGCCGCCCAGAGCTCATTTGGCACCAAGGCCGTTACCCGGTTATCAATATTCGCATGGAAGACATTAAGCTGTTTTTGGCATGGTTGAGCTTGCAAACCGGCCAGAAATATCGCCTGCCAACCGAAGCGGAATGGGAATACGCGGCACGGGCGGGCACGATCACGCCATTCCATCACGGCGAAGATGTCAGTTGCCGCGAAGTGCATTTCAACGCGTTTTTCCCGTATCGCGAGCAACAAGATGAGCGCCCTTGGTATTTGCCGCGCTGCTTTCCTAGCCCTAAAGCCAGCGAAGTCGGTTTGCAAGCGCCAAACGCATGGGGATTACACGATGTGCATGGCAATGTGTGGGAGTTCACCCAAGATCACTGGACAAGCTCGCACCTAAACGCTAATCGTGACGGTAGCCCATCAGTCGCCGCCAGCCCCTATTGGTACGTGACCAAGGGTGGCTCATGGTTTGACCCGGCAGCACGCGCCCGCAGTGCTGCCCGCAAAAAGCGCTACATGGATGAAATGGATACCAACCTCGGCTTCCGTGTGGTGCGGGAACTTTAA